In Vibrio gangliei, a single window of DNA contains:
- a CDS encoding helix-turn-helix transcriptional regulator: MHSEALLEMESVHVLPFTEQDKFILHSYEAVVDGLASLIGSYCEIVLHSLEDLNTSAIKIANGENTGRQVGSPITDLALKMLKDIEGSQRNFSRSYFTRAKGGVLMKSITIAIRNGEQRVIGLLCININLDAPFSQVLHAFMPTAEAEEAASSVNFASDVEELVDQTVERTIEEINADKTVSNNTKNRQIVMDLYDKGIFDIKDAINRVADRLNISKHTVYLYIRQRKIEDGEK; the protein is encoded by the coding sequence ATGCATTCTGAAGCATTGTTAGAAATGGAATCTGTCCATGTGTTGCCTTTTACTGAACAGGATAAGTTTATCCTTCATTCCTATGAAGCGGTCGTGGATGGTCTGGCAAGTTTAATCGGTAGCTATTGTGAGATCGTGCTGCACTCGCTTGAAGACCTAAATACATCAGCCATTAAAATTGCTAACGGTGAGAATACTGGTCGCCAAGTGGGATCGCCTATTACTGATTTAGCACTCAAAATGCTGAAAGACATCGAAGGTTCTCAACGTAACTTTTCACGCTCTTATTTCACGCGTGCTAAAGGTGGTGTATTGATGAAATCGATCACGATTGCCATTCGCAATGGTGAGCAACGCGTGATTGGCCTGCTGTGTATTAATATCAATTTAGATGCACCATTTTCGCAAGTCTTACATGCCTTTATGCCAACCGCAGAAGCGGAAGAAGCGGCATCATCGGTCAACTTTGCCAGTGATGTGGAAGAGCTGGTGGACCAAACCGTTGAACGCACCATTGAAGAGATCAATGCGGATAAAACCGTTTCAAACAATACGAAAAACCGTCAGATCGTTATGGATCTGTATGACAAAGGTATTTTTGATATTAAAGATGCCATCAATCGGGTTGCAGATCGTCTTAATATTTCGAAACACACGGTATACCTTTATATTCGCCAACGTAAAATCGAGGATGGTGAGAAGTGA
- the tusB gene encoding sulfurtransferase complex subunit TusB: MLHIIKSQQGLQSAISLSQENDAFLLVEDAVYLAVQAQMDIFTANDLQDRCWVLGEDVEARGVGLSPHWQAQCIDFVGFVGLTEQHVQSMTWL; this comes from the coding sequence ATGTTACATATCATAAAGTCTCAGCAAGGATTGCAGTCTGCCATCAGCTTGAGCCAAGAAAATGATGCATTTTTATTGGTTGAGGATGCGGTTTACTTAGCCGTACAGGCCCAAATGGACATATTCACTGCGAATGATCTTCAAGATCGTTGCTGGGTGTTAGGTGAAGACGTTGAAGCAAGGGGGGTAGGGTTATCACCACACTGGCAAGCTCAATGCATTGATTTCGTAGGGTTTGTTGGCTTGACTGAGCAGCACGTTCAATCGATGACATGGCTATAA
- the tusD gene encoding sulfurtransferase complex subunit TusD, whose product MSTSPSLTYSLVVNGSVYGSQSARHAYQFACALIEKGHQLVSVFFYQDGVHNASSLVLPANDEFDLTKAWQQLSQQHHVRLESCVAASLRRGIVDANEANTHALDASNTAKGFELAGLGGLAEALLTQDRVVQF is encoded by the coding sequence GTGAGTACCTCTCCCTCTTTGACATACAGCCTAGTTGTTAATGGTTCGGTGTATGGCAGTCAGTCCGCCCGTCATGCCTACCAGTTTGCGTGTGCTCTTATTGAAAAAGGCCATCAATTAGTGAGTGTGTTTTTTTATCAAGACGGGGTGCATAATGCATCAAGTTTGGTATTGCCGGCGAATGATGAATTCGATCTTACTAAAGCTTGGCAGCAGTTAAGCCAGCAACATCATGTACGTTTAGAGTCTTGCGTTGCTGCATCGTTGCGCCGGGGCATCGTGGATGCTAATGAAGCAAACACACATGCTCTCGATGCCAGTAATACCGCTAAAGGGTTTGAACTTGCTGGGCTAGGTGGCTTGGCTGAAGCGTTATTAACACAAGATAGAGTGGTGCAATTTTAA
- the fkpA gene encoding FKBP-type peptidyl-prolyl cis-trans isomerase translates to MKPIFKVSLLAATVLLAVGCQKEESTDAQQAAPQAEQAQSAAASTLYKTDDEKAAYAIGVSFANYLNTSIEKPAEIGINLDKDIVLKGIEDVFTNKAGMSEEETHQALQELDKRVSEKMQAQAAEKAAAAKKEGDEFRANFEKEDGVKKTESGILYKVEKEGDGISPKATDTVVVNYEGTLVDGTKFDSSYDRNEPATFPLNRVIPGWTEAVQLMKVGSKYKVVIPPELAYGEQDTPTIPANSTLVFEIELMSVKSAEAPAAK, encoded by the coding sequence GAAGAATCTACAGATGCACAACAAGCTGCGCCTCAAGCAGAACAAGCTCAGTCTGCTGCAGCATCAACACTGTACAAAACGGATGATGAAAAAGCAGCGTACGCAATCGGTGTTTCATTCGCAAACTACCTAAACACAAGCATTGAGAAACCAGCAGAAATTGGTATCAACCTAGATAAAGATATCGTGCTTAAAGGTATTGAAGATGTATTTACGAACAAAGCAGGTATGAGTGAAGAAGAAACGCACCAAGCACTGCAAGAGCTAGATAAGCGTGTGTCTGAGAAGATGCAAGCTCAAGCCGCAGAGAAAGCTGCCGCAGCGAAAAAAGAAGGCGATGAGTTCCGTGCTAACTTCGAAAAAGAAGACGGGGTGAAGAAAACAGAATCTGGCATTCTTTACAAAGTTGAGAAAGAGGGCGACGGCATTTCTCCAAAAGCCACCGATACAGTGGTAGTGAACTACGAAGGTACACTGGTTGATGGTACTAAATTCGATAGCTCATACGATCGTAACGAACCGGCAACTTTCCCGCTTAACCGCGTGATCCCTGGCTGGACGGAAGCGGTTCAGTTAATGAAAGTCGGCTCTAAATACAAAGTGGTTATCCCGCCAGAATTAGCGTACGGCGAACAAGACACGCCAACCATTCCTGCAAACTCAACATTGGTATTTGAAATTGAGTTAATGTCAGTGAAATCTGCAGAAGCGCCAGCAGCAAAATAA
- the tusC gene encoding sulfurtransferase complex subunit TusC, which yields MRLGFVFRSYPHSTSQGREGLDALLAASAYCEDIDVFFIDSGVTQLMASQQPEKILSRDYISAFKLLDLYDIDNVYVCDSALQDYQLSAKDLVLDVQVLDRPSLVEKLHQCQKIMTF from the coding sequence ATGCGTTTAGGATTTGTTTTCCGTTCATACCCACATTCAACTAGCCAAGGTCGAGAAGGTTTAGATGCACTATTGGCTGCCTCTGCCTACTGTGAAGACATTGATGTGTTTTTTATTGATTCAGGTGTTACGCAATTGATGGCATCACAGCAGCCTGAAAAAATCTTGTCTCGTGACTACATCTCCGCTTTTAAATTGCTTGATTTGTATGATATAGACAATGTGTATGTATGTGACTCGGCACTGCAAGATTATCAGTTGTCAGCGAAAGATTTGGTGCTTGATGTGCAAGTGTTAGACAGACCATCATTGGTTGAAAAGCTGCATCAATGCCAAAAGATCATGACGTTTTAA